In Arthrobacter sp. SLBN-83, one DNA window encodes the following:
- a CDS encoding SDR family oxidoreductase — translation MDLVISGRTALVAASTGGLGLAVARALAAEGTKVAIVGRRRDRAQEIVGELQAAYGDLPGFGAIAVEADLTAPGGVEAAVAQTESGLGPIDILVLNGPGPKPGAAATLGSEDIAAAFNTLVRPHQALVSLTLPGMRERRWGRILAVGSSGVAAPLPNLAISNTGRAALAAYLKTLAAEVALDGVTVNLLLPGRIATDRVTELDQAAAKRRGTTLEEIRLESRKTIPARRYGEPAEFGAAAAFLCSAPASYITGVALRCDGGLIRSL, via the coding sequence ATGGATCTCGTTATCTCAGGACGGACTGCACTGGTGGCGGCCTCCACCGGCGGACTGGGGCTCGCCGTGGCACGGGCACTCGCCGCGGAAGGCACCAAAGTTGCCATCGTAGGCAGGCGGCGGGACCGGGCCCAGGAGATCGTGGGCGAGCTGCAGGCAGCGTACGGGGACCTTCCCGGTTTCGGGGCCATCGCCGTTGAAGCGGACCTCACCGCTCCCGGGGGAGTGGAAGCGGCAGTAGCGCAGACCGAATCCGGCCTGGGACCGATCGACATCCTGGTCCTCAACGGGCCCGGACCCAAGCCCGGGGCGGCCGCCACGCTCGGGTCCGAGGACATCGCTGCCGCATTCAACACCCTGGTCAGGCCGCACCAGGCGCTGGTGTCCCTGACCCTTCCCGGGATGCGCGAGCGGCGGTGGGGGAGGATCCTGGCCGTCGGTTCCAGCGGCGTGGCGGCGCCCCTGCCCAACCTGGCCATCTCCAACACCGGCCGCGCCGCGCTGGCCGCCTACCTCAAGACGCTGGCCGCCGAGGTGGCGCTGGATGGAGTCACGGTCAACCTGCTCCTGCCCGGCAGGATCGCCACGGACCGGGTTACCGAACTGGACCAGGCAGCGGCCAAACGCCGCGGCACCACGCTGGAGGAGATCCGGCTCGAATCCCGCAAAACCATCCCTGCGCGGCGGTATGGGGAACCCGCCGAATTCGGTGCCGCTGCCGCCTTCCTGTGCAGCGCACCGGCGTCGTACATCACCGGCGTGGCACTGCGGTGCGACGGCGGCCTCATCCGCAGCCTCTAG
- a CDS encoding aldehyde dehydrogenase family protein, with the protein MTSTALDPQTTTHSHLTAQHLINGQWLGEAETRRMNPARPDELAALSPSGTAQDVDAAITAAAAAQPGWAALPAPSRGAILLAAGNLLIERQAAIAEDLVREEGKTLAEAKGEVKRASDVLRFFGSLGWAATGEVLPSGLPDTTITTRREPLGVVGLITPWNFPIAIPAWKTAPALISGNAVVIKPAELTPLSATHLARALQDAGLPAGVFNVVHGKGRVVGDALARDPRIAGMSFTGSTNVGLGLQEILNGRRARVQLEMGGKNGVLVLDDADPRKAAQVVAAGAFGLTGQACTATSRVYVTPGIRPAFLEALVAEAAKYTPGDGLESAMGAVVSPQQFEQDQAAVRGAVERGATLLHGKYDGDSSEALFFPAAVLTDLAFDDPAVTEEIFGPVVAVLEVPDYEAGLAAINDSRYGLTAGICTDSLALATDFSARAQAGVIKVNRPTAGLDLNVPFGGVKDSSTNTFREQGRSALEFFTWGKTVYTGV; encoded by the coding sequence ATGACCTCCACCGCACTGGACCCCCAAACCACCACCCACTCGCACTTGACCGCCCAGCACCTCATCAACGGCCAGTGGCTGGGCGAGGCAGAAACCCGGCGGATGAACCCCGCCCGGCCGGATGAGCTGGCGGCACTGTCGCCTAGCGGCACCGCCCAGGACGTGGACGCGGCCATCACCGCCGCCGCAGCGGCGCAACCAGGTTGGGCGGCACTGCCCGCCCCCTCCCGCGGCGCCATCCTCCTCGCCGCCGGGAACCTGCTGATCGAACGCCAAGCCGCGATTGCCGAGGACCTGGTCCGCGAGGAAGGCAAGACCCTGGCCGAAGCCAAGGGCGAAGTGAAGCGTGCCTCCGACGTGCTGCGCTTCTTCGGCTCGCTCGGCTGGGCCGCCACCGGCGAAGTGCTGCCCAGCGGCCTGCCGGACACCACCATCACCACGCGGCGCGAGCCGTTGGGCGTCGTCGGCCTGATCACCCCGTGGAACTTCCCCATCGCCATCCCGGCCTGGAAAACGGCCCCGGCGCTGATCAGCGGCAACGCCGTGGTGATCAAGCCCGCCGAGCTCACCCCACTGTCCGCCACGCACTTGGCGCGCGCCCTGCAGGACGCGGGACTGCCGGCCGGCGTGTTCAACGTGGTCCATGGCAAGGGCCGTGTGGTGGGCGACGCCCTGGCCCGTGATCCGCGCATTGCCGGGATGTCCTTTACTGGGTCCACCAATGTGGGCCTGGGCCTGCAGGAGATCCTCAACGGCCGGCGCGCGCGGGTGCAGCTGGAAATGGGAGGCAAGAACGGCGTCCTGGTCCTGGACGATGCCGATCCCCGCAAGGCAGCACAGGTGGTGGCGGCCGGCGCTTTCGGCCTCACCGGCCAGGCCTGCACCGCCACATCCCGCGTCTACGTCACCCCCGGCATCCGCCCCGCGTTCTTGGAGGCGCTGGTAGCTGAGGCTGCAAAGTACACCCCGGGCGACGGTCTCGAATCGGCGATGGGTGCGGTGGTGAGCCCGCAGCAGTTCGAGCAGGACCAGGCAGCGGTGCGTGGCGCCGTCGAACGTGGCGCGACCCTCCTGCACGGAAAGTACGACGGCGATTCCTCCGAAGCGCTGTTCTTCCCCGCCGCCGTGCTCACCGACCTTGCCTTTGACGACCCGGCCGTGACCGAGGAAATCTTCGGCCCCGTGGTGGCCGTCCTGGAAGTACCCGACTATGAGGCGGGCCTGGCCGCGATCAACGACTCCCGCTACGGCCTCACAGCCGGCATCTGCACCGATTCGCTGGCACTGGCCACCGACTTCTCCGCCCGGGCCCAGGCCGGGGTCATCAAGGTCAACCGGCCCACCGCCGGACTGGACCTGAACGTGCCGTTCGGCGGCGTGAAGGACTCCTCCACCAACACGTTCCGCGAACAGGGCAGGTCCGCCCTGGAGTTCTTCACCTGGGGCAAAACCGTCTACACGGGTGTGTAG
- the fdxA gene encoding ferredoxin — MTYVIAQPCVDVKDKACIQECPVDCIYEGERSLYIHPSECVDCGACDPVCPVEAIYYSDDVPDEWADYVRANVEFFTELGSPQGASVLGNLHRDHPLVAAEPVPAR, encoded by the coding sequence ATGACATACGTGATCGCCCAGCCCTGCGTGGATGTGAAGGACAAGGCCTGCATCCAGGAATGCCCGGTGGACTGCATTTATGAGGGCGAGCGCTCCCTCTACATCCACCCATCCGAGTGCGTGGACTGCGGTGCGTGTGATCCCGTGTGCCCGGTAGAGGCCATCTACTACTCTGACGACGTGCCGGACGAGTGGGCAGACTACGTCAGGGCGAACGTGGAGTTCTTTACCGAGTTGGGATCACCGCAGGGCGCCTCCGTCCTGGGAAACCTGCACCGGGACCACCCGCTAGTCGCCGCCGAACCAGTCCCTGCCCGGTAG
- a CDS encoding MFS transporter, with protein MSTQQNSPRMDAVAADANGPARAGNGADSAVASKDVRRRVVTASFIGNFVEWFDYAVYGYLAAVISSVFFPEADRQTALLATFAVFAISFFVRPLGGFFWGHIGDKLGRRKALSLSIVIMSVSTFCIALIPGYGTIGLLAPVLLLLVRVVQGFSAAGEYAGASAFLVEYAPANRRGLYAAVVPASTAAGLLLGSLIAALLSSVLSTEQLHDWGWRLPFLLAAPMGLIGRYIRTKLEDTPAFRALADQEESAPKAPALDMFRTYRKQLVIACGAVLLNAVGFYVILSYMPTYLSEELGFGPTESFLATTIALASYIGFIFLTGLASDRFGRKRMLINASVLFMLLTVPAFMLLDTGNFLVIVLVQILLGGMLTLNDGTLPSFLAELFPTKVRYSGFAVSFNLSNALFGGTAPFMATLLIGMTQSKLAPGWYLVAAAAVSLTAVLFAAETSRKPLKHL; from the coding sequence ATGAGTACCCAACAAAACTCACCCCGGATGGATGCCGTTGCCGCTGACGCCAACGGTCCCGCCCGGGCTGGCAATGGTGCTGACAGTGCTGTTGCCAGCAAGGACGTCCGACGCCGGGTGGTAACCGCGAGCTTTATCGGCAACTTCGTCGAATGGTTCGACTACGCCGTGTACGGCTACCTGGCGGCGGTCATTTCCTCGGTGTTCTTCCCCGAAGCGGACCGGCAGACCGCGTTGCTGGCAACCTTCGCAGTCTTTGCCATTTCCTTCTTCGTCCGTCCCCTGGGTGGCTTCTTCTGGGGCCACATCGGCGACAAGCTGGGCCGCCGCAAAGCGTTGTCCCTCTCCATCGTCATCATGTCCGTCTCCACCTTCTGCATCGCCCTCATTCCCGGCTACGGCACGATCGGACTGCTGGCCCCGGTCCTGCTGCTCCTGGTCCGCGTGGTCCAGGGCTTTTCGGCCGCAGGGGAGTACGCCGGAGCCTCGGCCTTCCTGGTGGAATACGCACCGGCCAACCGCCGCGGCCTCTACGCCGCCGTCGTTCCGGCCAGCACTGCGGCCGGCCTGCTCCTTGGCTCACTGATCGCGGCACTCCTCAGCTCGGTGCTCAGCACCGAACAGCTGCACGACTGGGGCTGGCGGCTGCCGTTCCTCCTGGCCGCACCCATGGGCCTGATCGGCCGCTACATCCGCACCAAGCTGGAGGACACCCCTGCCTTCCGCGCCCTGGCCGACCAGGAAGAATCCGCCCCCAAGGCTCCAGCGCTGGACATGTTCCGGACCTACCGCAAGCAGCTCGTCATCGCCTGCGGCGCGGTGCTGCTCAACGCCGTCGGCTTCTACGTCATCCTCAGCTACATGCCCACCTACCTCTCCGAGGAACTGGGCTTCGGACCTACCGAGTCCTTCCTGGCCACCACCATCGCCCTGGCCAGCTACATCGGCTTTATCTTCCTGACCGGCCTGGCCTCGGACCGGTTCGGCCGCAAGCGCATGCTGATCAACGCGTCCGTGCTGTTCATGCTGCTGACCGTGCCGGCCTTCATGCTGCTGGACACCGGCAACTTCCTGGTGATCGTCCTGGTCCAGATCCTGCTGGGCGGCATGCTCACCCTGAATGACGGAACCCTGCCCAGCTTCCTGGCAGAACTGTTCCCCACCAAGGTCCGGTACAGCGGCTTCGCCGTCAGCTTCAACCTCTCCAACGCCCTGTTCGGCGGCACCGCACCGTTCATGGCCACCCTGCTGATCGGCATGACGCAGAGCAAGCTGGCGCCCGGCTGGTATCTCGTCGCTGCCGCTGCCGTGTCCCTCACGGCGGTGCTGTTCGCCGCCGAGACTTCCCGGAAACCCCTCAAGCACCTCTGA
- a CDS encoding aminopeptidase P family protein, whose protein sequence is MTITADNASSIAELERLKVLHIGSKGKLTFSDAEFERRLGGLRKIMAAKELDAVILTSYHGIKYYSDFLYTTFGRNYALVVTADDSVTVTANIDAGMPWRTSYGENIVYTDWRRDNFYFGLQEALRQRGVKASRIGVEDDFLPGLTREKISAAFPGAQLLDVSQDAMRQRMIKSAEEIEVIKHGARIGDLGGEAIRNAIREGISEYEVALIGTEAMVHEIARTFPHREVRDTWVWFQSGINTDGAHNWATTRKLQQGDILSLNCFPMTSGYYTALERTLFLGQPDERSLELWNINVEVHKRGLELIKPGAVCKDIAAELNEIYISHGLLANRTFGYGHSFGVLSHYYGREAGLELREDIDTVLEPGMVVSMEPMITVADGLPGAGGYREHDILVIGEDNSVENITKFPFGPEHNIIEG, encoded by the coding sequence GTGACTATCACCGCTGACAACGCGTCCTCCATTGCCGAACTCGAGCGCCTCAAGGTCCTGCACATCGGTTCCAAGGGCAAACTGACGTTCTCCGACGCGGAGTTCGAGCGCCGCCTTGGCGGCCTGCGCAAGATCATGGCCGCCAAGGAACTCGACGCTGTCATCCTGACCAGCTACCACGGCATCAAGTACTACTCCGACTTCCTGTACACCACGTTCGGCCGCAACTACGCGCTGGTGGTCACCGCCGATGACTCCGTCACCGTTACCGCCAACATCGATGCCGGCATGCCGTGGCGCACCTCCTACGGCGAAAACATCGTCTACACCGACTGGCGCCGCGACAACTTCTACTTTGGCCTGCAGGAGGCCCTGCGCCAGCGCGGCGTGAAGGCCAGCCGGATCGGCGTCGAGGACGACTTCCTCCCGGGCCTGACCCGCGAGAAGATTTCCGCCGCCTTCCCCGGCGCCCAGCTTTTGGATGTGTCCCAGGACGCCATGCGCCAGCGCATGATCAAGTCCGCCGAGGAAATCGAGGTCATCAAGCACGGTGCCCGCATCGGCGACCTGGGTGGCGAGGCCATCCGCAACGCCATCCGCGAAGGCATCAGCGAGTACGAGGTTGCCCTGATCGGCACCGAGGCGATGGTGCACGAGATCGCCAGGACGTTCCCGCACCGCGAGGTCCGGGACACCTGGGTGTGGTTCCAGTCCGGCATCAACACCGACGGTGCCCACAACTGGGCCACCACCCGCAAGCTGCAGCAGGGGGACATCCTCTCGCTGAACTGCTTCCCCATGACTTCCGGCTACTACACCGCCCTGGAGCGCACCCTCTTCCTGGGCCAGCCGGATGAGCGGTCGCTGGAACTGTGGAACATCAATGTGGAGGTCCACAAGCGGGGCCTGGAACTCATCAAGCCGGGCGCCGTCTGCAAGGACATCGCCGCCGAGCTCAACGAGATCTACATCAGCCACGGACTGCTGGCCAACCGCACCTTTGGTTACGGACACTCCTTCGGCGTCCTCAGCCACTACTACGGCCGCGAAGCAGGCCTGGAGCTCCGCGAGGACATCGACACCGTCCTGGAACCCGGAATGGTGGTGTCCATGGAGCCCATGATCACGGTTGCGGACGGCCTCCCGGGCGCCGGCGGCTACCGCGAGCACGACATCCTGGTCATCGGCGAGGACAACTCGGTGGAGAACATCACCAAGTTCCCGTTCGGCCCCGAGCACAACATCATCGAGGGATAA
- a CDS encoding IclR family transcriptional regulator encodes MVSTMTPAKTSDSNGNGSGTNGGQDAKGASVVVNAIAVLRTFTADEPLLGVTEIANRVGMHKSSVSRILATFEQENLVERDPETKRFRLGLGLIAVAGPLLAEMEERRVAYPVLRQLTEQTGETSALMLWNGDEAICVEQIASHHQIKHTTPLGARYRDAMSASVQVFLSTLPAERVRELLRSGTITFPGLDDDGLAAYETRLRDVAQRGWAGNYGESSMDEVGVAAPVRDHRGDVVAAVLIPAPRFRVSKEQFESLGEACVAAAAKVTTRLGGRPAN; translated from the coding sequence ATGGTGTCCACCATGACTCCTGCAAAGACCTCCGACAGCAACGGCAACGGATCCGGCACCAACGGCGGGCAGGACGCGAAAGGCGCCTCCGTCGTCGTCAATGCCATCGCCGTCCTGCGCACCTTCACCGCGGACGAGCCGCTGCTGGGCGTCACCGAAATCGCCAACCGCGTGGGCATGCACAAGAGCAGCGTCTCCCGGATCCTGGCCACTTTCGAGCAGGAAAACCTGGTGGAGCGGGACCCGGAAACCAAGCGCTTCCGGCTGGGCCTGGGGCTCATCGCCGTCGCCGGGCCGCTGCTGGCGGAGATGGAGGAACGCCGCGTGGCCTACCCGGTGCTGCGGCAGTTGACCGAGCAGACCGGGGAAACCAGCGCGCTCATGTTGTGGAACGGGGACGAAGCCATCTGTGTCGAGCAGATCGCCAGCCACCACCAGATCAAGCACACCACCCCGCTGGGAGCCCGCTACCGGGATGCCATGAGCGCGTCCGTCCAAGTCTTCCTGTCCACGCTGCCGGCCGAGCGGGTGCGGGAGCTGCTGCGCAGCGGGACCATCACCTTTCCGGGACTGGACGACGACGGCCTGGCGGCTTACGAAACAAGGCTCCGGGACGTGGCGCAGCGGGGATGGGCGGGCAACTACGGCGAATCGTCGATGGATGAGGTGGGCGTGGCTGCGCCCGTCCGGGACCATCGCGGTGACGTGGTGGCTGCCGTCCTGATTCCTGCGCCCCGGTTCAGGGTGTCCAAGGAGCAGTTCGAGAGCCTGGGGGAGGCGTGCGTGGCCGCCGCCGCGAAGGTGACTACGCGGCTGGGCGGCAGGCCCGCAAACTGA
- a CDS encoding dihydrofolate reductase family protein translates to MRKLAFGMNVSLDGYIAAPGDDIGWSTPSNELFQWWSDRVAATGLSLYGRKLWETMSSHWPTADQQPGATPAQVEFAHRWRDMPKVVFSSTISTVDWNTRLVAGDAVTEISRLKAGEGGSMDISGATLAAAAMRAGLIDEYVMVTHPVLVGGGTPFFTVLDNWVNLSLLETRTFPGGVLLASYETRR, encoded by the coding sequence ATGCGCAAACTGGCCTTCGGCATGAACGTGAGTCTGGACGGCTACATCGCCGCGCCCGGTGACGACATCGGCTGGAGTACGCCGAGTAACGAGCTGTTCCAATGGTGGTCCGACCGGGTGGCGGCGACCGGCCTGTCACTGTACGGACGCAAGCTGTGGGAGACCATGAGCTCCCACTGGCCCACTGCCGACCAGCAGCCGGGGGCCACGCCGGCGCAGGTGGAGTTCGCCCATCGCTGGCGGGACATGCCGAAGGTGGTTTTCTCCTCGACGATCAGCACGGTCGACTGGAATACGCGGCTGGTCGCCGGCGACGCGGTCACCGAGATAAGCCGGCTGAAGGCCGGGGAAGGCGGCTCCATGGATATCAGTGGTGCCACACTCGCCGCGGCGGCCATGCGGGCCGGGCTGATCGACGAGTACGTGATGGTCACCCACCCGGTCCTGGTGGGCGGCGGCACTCCGTTTTTCACAGTCCTGGACAACTGGGTGAACCTGAGCTTGCTGGAGACCCGGACGTTCCCAGGCGGTGTGCTCCTTGCCAGCTACGAAACCAGGCGCTGA
- a CDS encoding PucR family transcriptional regulator has product MSVFLGEILAHPALAAADPVVHPLGVVADAQPVRWVHSSEVLDIAPLLRGGELLLCGGITLATASPAKREEYVRELAQRGIAALAIETGGALPEIPADMLHKAEEYGLPVVELRKVVPFVGVMQAINSMLVSESVGHLQQADAATRAMAAELAHGASLDKILSVLAGITGAAVKLTSPWGVTMGSAAPEGWSSEVGADGGAGAAQEEATKQEAGGDDGSGQGGHANFSGAAAGRLISVDIPVRGVLMGRLEVLVPPTADTALAQVAGERAVDILGLALLQHTPPGLHALAGAELMRAVLNSAPEWRLEQLAPGAGFPTDSPAVVAAIHAAAPQELRGAVENFLSSHRIPCAAYLDDAELVVMIGLPCTEPPGERRQLLESLRGLEGDHDAVIAVGPPVARVAEAAWSLAEARRALEVRQIRRRNASVRRRFAARGLVVIDAQDAAVESLALTCLDASAREAFINRQLRAVLEHDEQRQSQLLETLQVWLDSGCNTAQSARELHLERQSMHHRLQRIFELCGGDPRGTGRLAALHLAARMAGLP; this is encoded by the coding sequence GTGTCAGTGTTTCTTGGCGAAATACTCGCCCATCCCGCCCTCGCCGCCGCCGACCCCGTGGTCCACCCCTTGGGCGTGGTGGCCGACGCGCAGCCCGTCCGCTGGGTCCACTCCAGCGAAGTGCTGGACATCGCTCCCCTGCTCCGCGGCGGCGAGCTGCTGCTCTGCGGCGGCATCACCCTTGCCACGGCCTCGCCCGCCAAACGTGAGGAGTATGTGCGGGAGCTCGCGCAGCGCGGGATTGCCGCGCTGGCCATCGAAACCGGCGGGGCGCTGCCGGAGATTCCGGCCGACATGCTGCACAAGGCGGAGGAGTACGGCCTGCCCGTGGTGGAGCTGCGCAAGGTGGTGCCCTTCGTAGGCGTCATGCAGGCCATCAACTCCATGCTGGTCAGCGAGTCCGTGGGCCACCTGCAGCAGGCCGACGCCGCCACCCGCGCCATGGCTGCGGAGCTGGCCCACGGCGCCTCGCTGGACAAGATCCTTTCTGTGCTGGCAGGCATCACGGGCGCGGCCGTGAAGCTCACTTCCCCGTGGGGCGTCACCATGGGCAGCGCAGCGCCGGAAGGGTGGAGCAGCGAGGTTGGCGCGGACGGCGGGGCCGGGGCGGCCCAGGAAGAAGCAACCAAGCAAGAAGCAGGGGGCGACGACGGCTCCGGCCAGGGCGGGCACGCCAACTTCAGCGGGGCTGCTGCCGGCCGGCTGATCAGCGTGGATATCCCCGTACGCGGTGTCCTCATGGGCCGGCTGGAGGTGCTGGTGCCGCCGACCGCAGATACGGCGCTGGCGCAGGTGGCCGGGGAACGCGCCGTCGACATCCTGGGCCTTGCGCTGCTGCAGCACACACCTCCCGGCCTGCACGCCCTGGCCGGTGCTGAACTGATGCGGGCAGTGCTCAATTCCGCTCCCGAGTGGCGCCTGGAACAACTCGCTCCCGGCGCGGGGTTCCCCACGGATTCCCCGGCCGTGGTGGCAGCCATCCATGCCGCGGCACCGCAGGAGCTGCGGGGCGCCGTCGAAAACTTCCTGAGCTCGCACCGGATCCCCTGCGCCGCATACTTGGATGACGCAGAGCTGGTGGTGATGATCGGCTTACCCTGCACCGAGCCCCCGGGCGAGCGGCGGCAGCTTCTGGAATCCCTGCGCGGACTGGAGGGTGACCATGATGCCGTGATCGCGGTGGGGCCGCCGGTAGCCCGTGTTGCGGAGGCGGCATGGTCACTGGCGGAGGCGCGCCGGGCCCTGGAGGTGCGGCAGATCAGACGCCGGAATGCTTCGGTACGCAGGCGGTTTGCCGCGCGGGGCCTGGTGGTTATCGATGCCCAGGACGCCGCCGTGGAAAGCCTCGCCCTGACCTGCCTCGATGCCTCTGCGCGTGAAGCCTTCATCAACCGGCAGCTGCGGGCAGTGCTGGAGCATGATGAGCAGCGGCAGTCCCAGTTGCTGGAGACCCTGCAGGTGTGGCTGGACTCCGGGTGCAACACGGCCCAGTCCGCCCGCGAACTGCACCTGGAACGGCAGTCAATGCACCACCGGCTGCAGCGGATCTTCGAGCTGTGCGGCGGTGATCCCCGCGGCACCGGACGGCTGGCGGCGCTGCACCTGGCGGCAAGAATGGCAGGGCTGCCGTGA
- a CDS encoding purine-cytosine permease family protein: MQEKLSTATHGQPAQATEDHSAVDHEAWLQPIPESARTRKVSGQFWIWAGANLAPINWVLGALGIQLGLGLADTITVLVLGNLIGMLLFGCFVLLGQRTGATGMVLARAAFGRRGNYLPAAIQALLVIGWCAVNTWIILDLVMALFGTLGWVDPEAPNYGWKIGVATFIMALQVAIAWFGYKAIAAFEKWTVPPTILILAVMSAVAWFGMDINWGYAGPAGAILEGSERIAAMSAVMTAIGIGWGITWFTYAADYSRFVSTSVPKKKVYLASVLGQFIPVVWLGVLGASLATNSGEIDPGKLIVMNFGAMALPVLLMVLHGPIATNILNIYTFSVATQALDISISRRKLNLFVGVFSLAAVVFFIFQEDFAAVLDAWLIGLVAWVAAWGGIMLVHYFWLEKRWPGGTDRLFDGVGTKRLPGVNWAGVVSLVAGIFATWLFMYGLIPVMQGPIAVALGGWDLSWLAGGLTSAGVYAILGPRQHIRYLALEPRAATQTQPAGSPALPAL, translated from the coding sequence ATGCAAGAAAAGCTTTCAACAGCCACGCACGGCCAACCTGCCCAGGCAACCGAGGACCACAGCGCCGTGGACCATGAAGCCTGGCTGCAGCCCATTCCCGAATCCGCACGCACACGCAAGGTATCCGGCCAGTTCTGGATCTGGGCGGGCGCCAACCTGGCTCCCATCAACTGGGTGCTGGGGGCACTCGGGATCCAGCTGGGGCTCGGGCTCGCGGACACCATCACCGTCCTGGTGCTGGGCAACCTGATCGGCATGCTGCTCTTTGGCTGCTTCGTCCTCCTGGGCCAGCGGACCGGAGCCACCGGCATGGTCCTGGCCCGGGCAGCATTCGGACGGCGCGGCAACTACCTGCCGGCCGCCATCCAGGCCCTGCTGGTCATCGGCTGGTGCGCGGTCAACACCTGGATCATCCTGGACCTGGTCATGGCACTCTTCGGAACCCTTGGCTGGGTTGACCCGGAAGCGCCCAACTACGGCTGGAAGATCGGCGTCGCCACCTTCATCATGGCCCTCCAGGTGGCCATCGCCTGGTTCGGCTACAAGGCCATCGCGGCTTTTGAAAAGTGGACCGTGCCGCCCACTATCCTGATCCTGGCCGTCATGTCCGCCGTGGCATGGTTCGGAATGGACATCAACTGGGGCTACGCCGGACCGGCCGGAGCCATTTTGGAAGGCTCCGAGCGCATTGCCGCCATGAGCGCCGTCATGACCGCCATCGGTATCGGCTGGGGCATCACCTGGTTCACCTATGCCGCGGACTACTCCCGGTTCGTCAGCACCAGCGTTCCCAAGAAGAAGGTCTACCTGGCTTCAGTGCTGGGCCAGTTCATCCCCGTGGTGTGGCTCGGCGTCCTGGGCGCCAGCCTGGCCACCAACAGCGGCGAGATCGATCCCGGCAAGCTGATTGTGATGAACTTCGGCGCCATGGCGCTGCCGGTGCTGCTGATGGTGCTCCACGGACCCATCGCCACCAACATCCTGAACATCTACACCTTCTCGGTGGCCACGCAGGCCCTGGACATCTCCATCAGCCGCCGCAAGCTCAACCTGTTCGTCGGCGTCTTCTCGCTCGCCGCCGTCGTCTTCTTCATCTTCCAGGAGGACTTCGCCGCGGTGCTTGACGCCTGGCTGATCGGTTTGGTGGCCTGGGTGGCCGCCTGGGGCGGGATCATGCTGGTGCACTACTTCTGGCTGGAAAAGCGCTGGCCCGGCGGAACCGATCGGCTGTTCGACGGCGTAGGCACCAAGCGGCTGCCCGGCGTCAACTGGGCGGGCGTCGTCTCCCTCGTGGCCGGCATCTTCGCCACGTGGCTGTTCATGTACGGCCTGATCCCCGTCATGCAGGGCCCCATCGCTGTCGCCCTGGGCGGCTGGGACCTGTCCTGGCTGGCCGGCGGCCTGACGAGCGCCGGGGTGTACGCCATCCTCGGCCCGCGCCAGCACATCCGCTACCTCGCCCTGGAACCGCGCGCTGCCACCCAGACCCAGCCGGCCGGCAGCCCCGCCCTTCCCGCTCTCTAA
- a CDS encoding polysaccharide deacetylase family protein, with amino-acid sequence MNNPAIADPLHPIIWPNGAKAAASFTFDVDAESCTIAHDPTSTRRMSLMSHQSYGPKIAVPRLLQILDRQDIKATFFIPGFTAESYPDIVRRIVDGGHEVAHHGYLHEPMQGIDAATEASYIDRGLEALAKVAGVRPVGYRAPWWELNWQSPGLLADRGFLYDSSLLDGDAPYRFAVAADDPRDIVEIPVDWTLDDWEQYAFYPGVTGSGVIESPAKVLEMWTLEAEAHHSQGSCFVLTNHPFISGRPSKAVALEQLIERVKAMDGMWVTTMEQIALHTKATVNEVHTHARIEVPVFPGAGAQFEPAVVRQGVLA; translated from the coding sequence GTGAACAACCCCGCCATCGCGGACCCCCTGCACCCCATCATCTGGCCCAACGGCGCAAAGGCTGCCGCCTCCTTCACGTTCGACGTGGACGCCGAGTCCTGCACCATTGCCCACGACCCCACCAGCACCCGGCGCATGTCGCTGATGAGCCACCAGTCCTACGGCCCCAAGATCGCGGTGCCGCGTCTGCTGCAGATCCTGGACCGCCAGGACATCAAAGCCACCTTCTTCATCCCCGGTTTCACCGCCGAGTCCTACCCCGACATTGTGCGGCGGATTGTGGACGGCGGGCACGAAGTGGCGCACCACGGCTACCTGCACGAACCCATGCAGGGCATCGACGCCGCCACCGAGGCCAGCTACATCGACCGTGGCCTGGAGGCCTTGGCCAAGGTGGCAGGGGTACGGCCTGTGGGTTACCGGGCTCCGTGGTGGGAGCTGAACTGGCAGTCGCCGGGACTGCTGGCGGACCGCGGCTTCCTCTACGATTCGAGCCTGCTCGACGGCGACGCCCCCTACCGCTTCGCAGTCGCCGCCGATGACCCCCGGGACATCGTGGAAATTCCCGTGGACTGGACCCTGGACGACTGGGAGCAATACGCCTTCTACCCGGGCGTCACCGGCAGCGGCGTGATCGAGAGCCCGGCCAAGGTGTTGGAAATGTGGACGCTTGAGGCCGAGGCCCACCACTCCCAGGGCAGCTGCTTCGTGCTCACGAACCACCCGTTCATCTCCGGCCGGCCGTCCAAGGCAGTGGCGCTGGAGCAGCTCATCGAACGGGTTAAGGCGATGGACGGCATGTGGGTCACCACCATGGAACAGATCGCCCTGCACACCAAGGCCACGGTGAACGAGGTCCACACCCACGCCCGGATCGAGGTGCCGGTATTCCCGGGCGCGGGTGCACAGTTTGAGCCGGCCGTGGTGCGGCAGGGGGTGCTGGCCTAG